Proteins from a single region of Sediminitomix flava:
- a CDS encoding DUF1987 domain-containing protein, with translation MENFHIESSTYIPRIDFDANTNVLEIEGESYHEYTIEFFQPVFEWLKEYLSSPEREITFNFKMSYFNTSSSRRFLEILTMLEDYQTDSNGKVTINWYYEESDIDMLESGEEYADDVNIKFNLIPVTA, from the coding sequence ATGGAAAATTTCCACATCGAAAGTTCTACATACATACCACGCATTGACTTTGATGCTAATACAAATGTTCTTGAAATAGAGGGAGAATCTTATCATGAATATACAATTGAGTTCTTTCAACCTGTGTTTGAATGGCTTAAAGAGTATTTGTCTTCCCCTGAGCGTGAAATCACGTTCAATTTCAAAATGTCTTACTTCAATACGAGTTCGTCAAGACGTTTTCTTGAGATTTTGACTATGCTTGAAGATTACCAAACAGATAGCAATGGTAAGGTTACTATCAACTGGTACTATGAAGAAAGTGATATTGATATGCTTGAGAGTGGCGAAGAGTACGCAGATGATGTAAATATCAAATTCAATCTAATTCCTGTAACTGCTTAG
- a CDS encoding M16 family metallopeptidase: MKKITLLLIAMMSMFFVGCDKATTSDSVSSFETKTATDVNGYSYEYVTNDPLKARIYTLENGLKVYLSQYNASPRIQTYIAVKAGGKYDPVDATGLAHYLEHMMFKGTSKFGTQDWEKEKVFLDSIEQMFETYRTIKDPAKRKEYYSKIDKVSNEASNYAIANEYDKLVSNFGAKGTNAYTTEDRTVYVNDIPSNELNKWLELESERFSMIVNRLFHTELEAVYEEKNRSLDNDYWKVYEGLAKKMFPDHKYGTQTVIGTIDHLKNPSITKIRAYFDKYYIPNNVAICLSGDLDYESTIQQIDTYFGKWEKKELTPYKIQPSAPLASNQEIEVFGPNAEFVTLGYKFPGNMSEERVTAKLCDMILSNATAGLIDLNLKQSQKVIDPSCYIWDSNDHSVHVFSGTPREGQSLEEVKDLLVEQIEKVKKGEFEDWLIDAIVNDFKISKLRELENNGSRAHLFVDAFTNDLAWSDYIDDINQMKSLSKQDVIDFANKYYTNHVVAYKRTGEDPNKQKVEKPEITQVQLNRDKESAYLKTLINKPAEQLKPVFLNYKEDVAVSNVREEIPVWSKKNDENDLFKLYYQIDRGSNNNPTLKIAVEYLEYLGIPGMSSADLKKEFYKLGCNFNVYAGDDKVYISLNGLDENMEAAVSLFEKLINEAVGDEEALRQMVSGIIKKREDTQKDKRSILFTGLNSYAKYGSHSPLTNVLSNEQLKSLKAEELTDILHKLTSMEHKVLYYGPRQQNELVGVLKDLHKVPTDVASLPERKVFPTLDMASPRVFWVDYDMVQAEVIFLAKAEGYDPKREAAAALFNEYFGGSMSSIVFTEMRESKALAYSVWSQYAVASEKINNDYMFAYIGTQADKLESAMEGMTSLLENPPKEEKAFEMAKTSLLKKLESERVMRDAVLFNYENALKKGLEKDIRKDIYEAASNMTMDDVMAFHKEFIQGKKYNIAVVGSKDKLKMDVLAKYGEVKQLNVEDLFGFEKGVEVIPSK; the protein is encoded by the coding sequence ATGAAAAAAATTACTCTACTACTCATCGCTATGATGAGCATGTTTTTTGTCGGTTGTGATAAAGCTACCACTTCAGACAGTGTGAGTAGCTTTGAAACAAAAACGGCTACAGATGTCAATGGTTATAGTTATGAATATGTAACTAATGACCCCTTAAAAGCTAGAATCTATACCCTAGAAAATGGGCTGAAGGTTTACCTCAGTCAGTACAATGCTTCTCCACGTATACAAACTTATATTGCTGTAAAAGCAGGAGGGAAATACGATCCTGTGGACGCAACTGGTTTGGCTCACTACCTTGAGCATATGATGTTTAAAGGGACATCAAAGTTTGGTACTCAAGACTGGGAAAAGGAAAAAGTATTCTTAGACAGTATTGAACAAATGTTTGAGACGTATCGAACGATTAAAGACCCTGCTAAGCGAAAAGAATATTATTCAAAGATTGATAAGGTGAGTAATGAAGCTTCCAATTATGCTATTGCAAACGAGTATGATAAGCTTGTTTCCAATTTTGGAGCTAAAGGGACTAATGCTTATACAACTGAAGATCGTACGGTTTACGTGAATGACATCCCGTCAAATGAGCTTAACAAATGGCTTGAGTTGGAATCAGAAAGATTTAGCATGATTGTGAATCGTTTGTTCCACACAGAGCTTGAAGCCGTTTATGAGGAGAAAAATAGATCATTAGATAATGATTATTGGAAAGTGTATGAAGGTCTTGCAAAGAAAATGTTCCCAGATCATAAATATGGAACACAAACTGTAATCGGAACTATTGATCACCTTAAAAACCCTTCAATCACTAAAATCAGAGCATACTTCGATAAGTATTATATCCCTAATAATGTGGCAATCTGTTTGAGTGGTGATCTAGACTATGAATCAACAATCCAGCAAATAGATACTTACTTTGGGAAGTGGGAGAAGAAAGAGTTAACTCCTTACAAAATTCAACCTTCAGCTCCTTTAGCTTCAAATCAAGAAATAGAAGTCTTTGGTCCTAATGCTGAGTTTGTGACTCTAGGTTACAAATTCCCAGGAAATATGTCTGAAGAAAGAGTGACAGCAAAGCTTTGTGATATGATATTGAGTAATGCTACTGCGGGTTTAATTGACTTGAACTTGAAGCAATCTCAAAAAGTGATAGACCCTTCTTGTTATATCTGGGATAGTAATGATCACTCAGTACACGTTTTTTCGGGTACACCAAGAGAAGGTCAGAGTCTAGAAGAAGTAAAAGACTTACTAGTTGAGCAAATTGAAAAAGTAAAAAAAGGAGAGTTTGAAGATTGGTTGATTGATGCTATTGTTAATGACTTTAAGATCAGCAAGCTTAGAGAGTTAGAAAATAATGGTTCAAGAGCTCACCTTTTTGTAGATGCTTTTACAAACGATTTGGCTTGGTCTGACTACATCGATGATATTAATCAGATGAAATCATTATCAAAGCAAGATGTAATTGACTTTGCTAATAAGTATTATACGAATCATGTGGTAGCTTATAAGCGAACAGGAGAAGATCCGAATAAGCAAAAAGTTGAAAAGCCAGAAATCACACAAGTACAACTGAACAGAGATAAAGAATCAGCTTACTTGAAGACCTTGATCAACAAGCCTGCTGAACAACTTAAGCCTGTATTCTTAAACTATAAAGAAGATGTGGCTGTGAGTAATGTGAGAGAGGAAATTCCTGTATGGTCTAAGAAAAATGACGAGAATGACCTTTTCAAACTATACTATCAGATTGATAGAGGTAGCAATAATAATCCAACCTTGAAAATTGCAGTAGAATACCTGGAATATCTTGGAATACCTGGAATGAGCTCAGCAGATCTTAAGAAAGAATTCTATAAACTAGGGTGTAATTTTAATGTTTATGCTGGAGATGATAAGGTTTATATTTCATTGAATGGTTTAGATGAAAATATGGAGGCTGCTGTATCTCTTTTTGAAAAACTAATTAATGAGGCTGTTGGAGATGAAGAAGCTCTACGTCAAATGGTATCAGGAATTATCAAGAAAAGAGAAGATACACAAAAAGACAAACGTTCGATACTTTTCACAGGGTTGAACTCTTATGCGAAATATGGTTCTCATTCACCTTTAACGAATGTACTTTCAAATGAGCAACTGAAAAGTCTAAAAGCAGAAGAGTTGACCGATATTCTTCATAAGTTGACGAGTATGGAACATAAAGTTCTTTATTATGGTCCTCGTCAGCAAAATGAGTTGGTAGGAGTTCTTAAAGATCTTCATAAAGTTCCTACAGATGTAGCTTCTTTACCAGAACGTAAAGTTTTTCCAACCTTAGATATGGCTTCTCCACGAGTATTCTGGGTAGACTATGATATGGTACAGGCAGAGGTGATATTCCTAGCAAAAGCAGAAGGATATGATCCTAAACGTGAAGCAGCAGCAGCTTTATTTAATGAATACTTTGGAGGAAGTATGAGTTCTATTGTATTTACAGAAATGCGTGAGTCTAAGGCTTTAGCATATTCAGTATGGTCTCAGTACGCTGTAGCATCAGAGAAAATAAATAATGACTATATGTTTGCTTACATTGGTACTCAAGCTGATAAGCTAGAGAGTGCAATGGAAGGTATGACTAGTCTGTTGGAAAATCCTCCAAAAGAAGAAAAGGCATTTGAGATGGCAAAAACATCATTACTTAAAAAGTTAGAGAGTGAGCGTGTAATGAGAGATGCTGTTTTATTCAATTATGAAAATGCATTGAAAAAAGGTCTTGAAAAAGATATCAGAAAGGATATTTATGAAGCTGCCAGTAATATGACGATGGATGATGTTATGGCTTTCCATAAAGAGTTTATTCAAGGGAAAAAGTATAATATCGCGGTAGTAGGTAGCAAGGATAAATTGAAAATGGATGTCTTAGCTAAATATGGCGAAGTGAAGCAGTTAAATGTAGAAGATCTATTTGGTTTTGAGAAAGGGGTAGAAGTTATTCCAAGTAAATAA
- a CDS encoding SiaB family protein kinase, producing the protein MQLEETQREFFSLKTFKEQLGAHRLSLSFQGMFSQDVLSLIGHTLKNAPDSRILSKRLFGLVVEMAQNIHHYSAEKVFSEKEQRDIGIGVVAIGESEEHHIICSGNYVENNVVEPMIERANYINQLSPEELKQFYKEQRRAPQRKNKPGANLGFIEMVRKSVNPIDVRVEQVDDKLSFFTLTVRVNKNI; encoded by the coding sequence ATGCAATTAGAAGAAACACAGAGAGAATTTTTTAGTCTCAAAACTTTTAAAGAACAACTTGGAGCACATCGTTTATCTCTTTCATTTCAAGGGATGTTCTCTCAAGATGTTTTGTCATTGATCGGGCATACGTTAAAGAATGCTCCAGATAGCCGTATCTTGAGTAAACGATTGTTTGGTTTGGTTGTTGAGATGGCTCAAAACATTCATCATTATTCAGCAGAGAAGGTATTCTCTGAAAAAGAACAAAGAGATATTGGTATAGGTGTTGTGGCTATAGGAGAGTCAGAAGAACATCATATCATCTGTTCAGGAAATTATGTTGAAAATAATGTAGTAGAACCAATGATCGAAAGAGCGAACTACATTAATCAATTATCTCCTGAAGAGTTAAAACAATTTTATAAAGAACAACGTCGAGCTCCTCAACGTAAGAATAAACCAGGTGCAAACTTAGGTTTCATTGAAATGGTTCGTAAATCTGTGAACCCAATCGATGTCCGAGTGGAGCAAGTTGATGATAAATTATCATTTTTTACACTTACCGTTAGAGTGAACAAGAATATATAA
- a CDS encoding OmpA family protein has product MKSPNYELVYTETKFDEIEFPVSEVEYLTIGGDKTFAAFKYNSGGQYSQTPKAKQILYRYFEKIKSLRGHTFFKGEDVATFNVVSNEKEYWCVIQVYDEGASYTLSVLEKKDFQGAKDSQSLLDKLTSSGEVDLYISFSSGSANLSESSQQIIEEVAKFMRKVPKLSISIEGHTDNVGDHQDNMTLSEERAKSVKRALVLQGVDPSRMQTKGWGDTHPVAPNDTKEGRLKNRRVSLIKIN; this is encoded by the coding sequence ATGAAATCACCAAATTATGAATTGGTCTACACTGAAACTAAATTTGATGAAATAGAATTCCCTGTAAGTGAAGTTGAATATTTGACTATAGGTGGAGATAAAACTTTTGCAGCTTTTAAGTATAATAGCGGAGGACAATATTCTCAAACACCTAAAGCAAAACAAATTCTTTATAGATACTTTGAAAAGATAAAGAGTTTGAGAGGTCATACTTTTTTTAAGGGTGAAGATGTAGCTACATTCAATGTTGTTTCTAACGAGAAAGAATATTGGTGTGTAATTCAAGTGTATGATGAAGGAGCTTCTTATACGCTTTCTGTTCTTGAAAAGAAAGATTTCCAAGGTGCAAAAGATTCACAAAGTTTACTTGATAAGCTAACTAGCTCAGGTGAAGTTGACCTTTACATTAGCTTCTCTTCTGGTAGTGCAAACTTGTCTGAGAGTTCACAACAGATCATTGAAGAAGTTGCTAAATTTATGCGTAAAGTCCCAAAACTTTCTATTAGTATTGAAGGGCACACAGATAATGTCGGAGACCATCAGGACAACATGACCTTATCTGAAGAAAGAGCTAAGTCAGTAAAAAGAGCTTTAGTGCTACAAGGTGTTGACCCTAGTCGTATGCAGACAAAAGGTTGGGGAGATACTCACCCTGTCGCTCCTAACGATACAAAAGAAGGACGTTTGAAAAACAGACGTGTATCTCTGATTAAAATAAACTAA
- a CDS encoding (4Fe-4S)-binding protein, whose product MSKIKEYTNGEVTIVWEAEKCIHSAKCVNGLPSVFNPDARPWITPEDASSEDIVAQVKVCPSGALKYYWNDGRKEDEATNDELTKVEVLPKGPLMVHGELEVTLPDGTIKRMNKISAFCRCGASQNKPLCDGSHSKVDFED is encoded by the coding sequence ATGTCAAAAATTAAAGAATACACAAACGGTGAAGTTACTATTGTATGGGAAGCTGAAAAATGTATTCATTCAGCGAAATGTGTAAACGGACTCCCTTCTGTCTTTAACCCTGATGCTCGCCCATGGATTACCCCCGAAGATGCTAGTTCTGAAGATATAGTCGCTCAAGTTAAAGTTTGTCCTTCTGGTGCCTTAAAATATTATTGGAATGATGGAAGAAAAGAAGATGAAGCGACTAACGATGAACTGACTAAAGTTGAAGTATTACCTAAAGGTCCTCTTATGGTTCATGGAGAACTAGAAGTCACGCTTCCTGATGGCACGATAAAACGAATGAATAAAATTAGTGCCTTTTGTAGGTGTGGAGCTTCTCAGAATAAACCTTTATGTGACGGATCACATTCTAAAGTTGATTTTGAAGATTAA
- a CDS encoding ATP-binding cassette domain-containing protein, with protein sequence MSEEILKALTQLFAIISSQDEGVSETERNFVIGFFKQELDTRTVEEYVALYDKFIADEEKRKERRRAKAAKKIQNAEGEESRKVEKNVNVLNSVRTLSLCRKINGTLTQKQKVIVLVKLLELVASDRSFTPQRMEIIHTVADVFNIPTVEFKLLEKFVIEPDSSELDNENILIFDEQKPAEDSKNKFIDSGLLDGEIIFVAVKSVGLYFTKYTGKDTIYLNNQPIYKDSIHLFAPGSIFRTPKGSPLYYSDLVATYNSDEILGSVSFKVDALEYTFPNGHKGLRGVTLEEKSGELIGIMGASGAGKTTLLNVLAGLEEPSGGSVKINGYNIHTEADQIEGVIGYIAQDDLLIEELTVFENLYYNARLCFKDMPEDDLNQKVDDVLSSLGLDRIKDLVVGSVLNKKISGGQRKRLNIALELIREPAVMFVDEPTSGLSSRDSENVIDLLKELSLKGKLIFVVIHQPSSDIYKMFDKMVILDTGGYPIFNGNPIEAVTYFKSNSGQVDSDRGQCYTCGNVNPEQIFNIIEAQVVDEYGEFTNKRKVLPQEWNNLYKKNINIEPVEEVTDMPPKTLNIPSKLMQALIFTTRDFRAKIRNTQYMIINLLEAPLLALLLAWIIRYISDEEPTYFFKYNDNIPSYILMCIVVALFMGLTVSAEEIIKDRKIQKRESFLNLSRTSYLSSKLVILFALSALQSFMFVVIGNAIVGIEGLNWMYWLVMFSVSCHANLIGLNVSSAFNSAITVYILIPILLIPQLVLCGMIFDYAKLNNSISEHAKVPVFADVMASRWGYEAIAVEHYKSNKYEAPFFEYDLQNSHSNYKMSYWTSEVENLLNEAIDYSMNYSDSIAPEILRRTDIIKSELLKDPFCKEAIGEEAINALFKEEGSAISIEEENVVRGYINQAYQFYLIQYKQAQTSRDSVVKIVEAGLPEDVTLNSLKKNHFNDKLHDYITNRSSFDMTVIENEKIVQLKDPIFNIPEANNDILSYRTHFFAPFKYAYGTYVDTLTFNVLFIWTMTLLLYVSLYFEVLAKFVRFLERVGRKLSNDR encoded by the coding sequence ATGAGTGAAGAAATATTAAAAGCCTTAACACAGCTTTTTGCAATCATATCAAGTCAAGACGAAGGAGTAAGTGAAACCGAAAGAAATTTCGTGATTGGATTCTTTAAACAAGAGCTTGATACGCGTACCGTTGAAGAATATGTTGCTCTTTACGATAAATTTATTGCAGACGAAGAGAAGAGAAAGGAACGTAGAAGAGCAAAAGCTGCGAAGAAGATCCAAAATGCAGAAGGAGAAGAAAGCAGAAAGGTTGAAAAAAATGTAAACGTACTTAACTCTGTACGAACTCTTTCACTTTGTAGAAAAATTAATGGTACACTAACTCAAAAACAAAAAGTTATTGTACTAGTCAAACTATTGGAACTTGTTGCTTCTGACCGTTCGTTCACGCCACAACGTATGGAAATCATTCATACAGTAGCGGACGTCTTTAACATCCCAACAGTTGAATTCAAATTATTAGAGAAATTCGTAATCGAGCCAGACTCATCTGAGCTTGACAATGAAAATATATTGATTTTCGACGAGCAAAAACCTGCGGAGGATAGTAAAAATAAATTTATCGACTCAGGTTTACTTGACGGAGAAATCATCTTTGTAGCGGTCAAAAGTGTAGGTCTATATTTTACTAAATACACAGGTAAAGATACGATCTACCTAAATAACCAACCGATCTACAAAGATAGCATCCACCTATTTGCCCCAGGTAGTATATTCCGTACACCTAAAGGATCTCCACTTTATTACAGTGACCTTGTTGCGACATACAATAGTGATGAAATATTAGGATCTGTATCATTCAAAGTAGATGCTCTTGAATATACATTCCCTAATGGCCACAAAGGACTAAGAGGTGTTACCCTTGAAGAAAAATCTGGAGAACTTATTGGTATTATGGGTGCTAGTGGTGCTGGTAAGACAACACTACTTAATGTGCTTGCAGGTTTGGAAGAACCTTCTGGAGGTTCTGTAAAAATTAATGGGTATAACATTCATACTGAAGCAGATCAAATTGAGGGTGTTATCGGGTACATTGCTCAAGATGACCTTCTAATTGAAGAACTTACTGTTTTTGAAAATCTTTATTACAATGCTAGACTTTGTTTTAAAGATATGCCTGAGGATGACCTCAATCAAAAAGTTGATGATGTACTTTCTAGCCTTGGACTTGATCGTATCAAAGACTTGGTAGTAGGTAGTGTTCTTAACAAAAAGATTTCTGGTGGTCAGCGTAAACGTTTGAATATTGCTCTAGAGCTTATTCGTGAGCCTGCAGTAATGTTCGTCGATGAACCTACATCAGGTCTTTCTTCAAGAGACTCAGAAAACGTAATTGACCTTCTTAAAGAATTGTCTTTAAAAGGAAAACTCATCTTTGTTGTTATTCACCAACCATCTTCAGATATCTATAAGATGTTTGATAAAATGGTGATCCTTGACACAGGAGGCTACCCTATTTTCAATGGTAACCCGATTGAAGCCGTTACTTACTTCAAATCTAACTCTGGTCAAGTAGATAGTGATAGAGGACAATGTTACACTTGTGGTAATGTAAACCCAGAACAAATTTTCAATATCATCGAAGCGCAAGTGGTTGATGAATACGGAGAATTTACCAACAAAAGAAAAGTCCTTCCTCAAGAATGGAATAACTTATATAAAAAGAATATCAATATTGAGCCAGTCGAAGAGGTAACGGATATGCCTCCTAAGACGCTTAATATTCCTTCTAAGCTAATGCAAGCTCTGATTTTCACTACAAGAGATTTTAGAGCGAAAATTAGAAATACGCAATATATGATCATCAATCTACTAGAAGCGCCACTTCTTGCACTTCTTTTAGCTTGGATTATCAGATATATTAGTGATGAAGAACCAACATATTTCTTCAAGTACAATGACAATATTCCATCATATATTCTGATGTGTATTGTAGTCGCACTATTTATGGGACTCACCGTCAGTGCTGAAGAAATCATTAAAGACCGAAAAATACAGAAAAGGGAAAGCTTCCTTAACCTCAGTAGAACGAGTTACCTTTCATCTAAATTGGTAATTCTTTTCGCACTTTCTGCCCTACAGTCCTTTATGTTTGTCGTAATAGGAAATGCCATTGTAGGAATCGAAGGTTTAAACTGGATGTACTGGTTAGTCATGTTCTCTGTTTCTTGTCATGCTAACTTAATTGGTTTGAATGTCTCTTCGGCTTTCAACTCGGCAATTACCGTTTACATTCTTATTCCAATTTTGCTTATTCCACAGCTTGTACTTTGTGGTATGATCTTCGATTATGCAAAACTGAATAATTCTATTAGTGAACATGCCAAAGTACCTGTATTTGCAGATGTGATGGCATCAAGATGGGGATATGAAGCTATAGCTGTTGAGCACTATAAGAGCAATAAATATGAAGCTCCATTCTTCGAGTATGACTTACAAAATAGCCATAGTAACTACAAAATGTCTTACTGGACATCGGAAGTAGAAAACCTTCTAAATGAAGCAATCGATTATTCGATGAATTATAGTGATTCTATTGCTCCAGAAATACTAAGACGTACAGATATCATAAAGAGTGAGTTGCTAAAAGACCCATTCTGTAAAGAAGCTATCGGAGAGGAGGCTATCAATGCTTTATTTAAAGAAGAAGGTAGTGCAATCTCTATTGAAGAAGAAAATGTTGTCAGAGGATATATAAATCAAGCATATCAATTCTACTTGATTCAATATAAACAAGCACAAACATCTAGAGATTCTGTAGTAAAAATTGTCGAAGCAGGTTTACCAGAAGATGTAACGCTTAATAGTCTGAAGAAAAATCACTTCAATGATAAATTACATGACTACATCACAAACAGAAGTAGTTTTGATATGACAGTCATTGAGAATGAGAAAATTGTTCAACTTAAAGACCCTATATTTAATATCCCTGAGGCTAATAATGATATTTTAAGTTATAGAACTCATTTCTTCGCACCATTCAAATATGCGTACGGAACATATGTTGACACATTAACTTTCAACGTATTATTTATTTGGACGATGACTTTATTACTTTACGTTTCACTTTATTTCGAAGTATTGGCAAAATTTGTACGATTTTTGGAACGTGTAGGTAGAAAACTATCAAATGATAGATAA
- a CDS encoding tetratricopeptide repeat protein produces MQYRIILILLLNLQLGVNVIKTSAQTNFNINNVQGLTSKIVLDKIYNFQFIEVERNVLTTDIKLDDKLYLSSLNILLSEILKADKDLNNETDKKIKDLIYKTKDIKDSVRRSLLESELRLHRSILLLRYQSYFYAFLEFQKSYNLVRKLRKANLEDNLAFKKLEGIYQTVLSAIPEKYKWIGSMLALEGDKELGVEYLEQVIDQEPNSDAVLYYSLLKSFVLYDKDKALQYFDLEKFNTYPLVFQTTIAFIALKQNKALEVVKNTSVYNFHNSYGISAYLKGNLIFMLGDYNEARKVFISYFDRNRYGMYVKDALYRIALSYWFEGNDEQCRRYLDMISEYGNDITSVDRYAQNFSETFDFRDKELCESRILFDGGNFEKALEVINQLDEKKLPLKTMIEYTYRKARILDEKGDIEKATALYKNTLAIGLGSKEYYPANSALLLGEYYEFSERNIAQARYYYEYVLNIEEHQYKRELDHKASIAIERINKKAALLVK; encoded by the coding sequence ATGCAATATAGGATAATCTTGATACTACTTTTAAACCTACAGTTAGGGGTAAATGTTATAAAAACTTCAGCACAAACTAATTTTAATATCAATAATGTTCAGGGTTTAACTTCAAAAATAGTTTTAGATAAAATATACAATTTTCAATTTATTGAAGTTGAACGAAATGTATTAACTACAGATATAAAACTAGACGATAAACTGTATTTGAGTAGTCTGAATATACTTTTGAGTGAGATATTAAAAGCAGATAAAGACTTGAATAATGAGACTGATAAAAAAATAAAAGATCTAATTTATAAAACCAAAGATATTAAAGATTCAGTCCGACGAAGTTTATTAGAGTCTGAATTACGATTACATCGTAGCATCCTTTTACTGAGATATCAGAGTTATTTTTATGCATTCCTAGAGTTTCAGAAGAGCTATAATCTAGTTAGAAAGCTAAGAAAGGCTAATCTAGAAGATAATTTAGCATTCAAAAAATTAGAAGGAATATATCAAACTGTTTTATCTGCTATTCCAGAGAAGTATAAATGGATTGGTTCTATGTTAGCTTTAGAGGGAGATAAAGAATTAGGTGTAGAATACCTAGAGCAAGTCATTGATCAAGAACCCAATTCTGATGCCGTACTTTATTATTCTTTGTTGAAGTCTTTTGTTTTATATGATAAAGATAAGGCTTTACAGTATTTCGATTTAGAAAAGTTCAATACATACCCTTTAGTGTTTCAAACTACAATTGCATTTATAGCCCTTAAGCAAAATAAAGCTCTTGAGGTGGTGAAGAACACTTCTGTGTATAACTTCCATAATTCATATGGAATCTCAGCCTACTTGAAGGGGAATCTGATTTTTATGTTAGGAGACTATAATGAAGCTCGCAAAGTTTTTATATCATATTTCGATAGAAATAGGTATGGGATGTATGTAAAGGATGCATTGTATAGAATCGCATTGTCGTATTGGTTTGAGGGGAATGATGAGCAGTGTAGGAGATACCTTGATATGATTTCTGAATATGGCAATGATATAACTTCTGTAGATCGATATGCTCAGAATTTTTCAGAAACTTTTGACTTTAGAGACAAAGAGCTTTGCGAGTCTAGGATACTTTTTGATGGAGGGAATTTTGAGAAAGCGCTAGAAGTTATTAATCAGCTTGATGAAAAGAAGCTGCCATTAAAGACTATGATTGAATATACTTATCGAAAAGCACGTATTTTAGATGAAAAAGGTGACATTGAGAAGGCAACTGCACTTTATAAAAATACATTGGCGATTGGACTAGGCTCCAAAGAATATTATCCAGCAAATTCTGCTTTACTGCTTGGTGAGTATTATGAGTTTTCAGAGAGGAATATCGCACAAGCTAGATATTATTACGAGTATGTTTTAAACATAGAGGAGCATCAGTATAAAAGAGAATTAGATCATAAAGCGTCGATTGCAATAGAACGTATAAATAAAAAAGCAGCTCTATTAGTGAAATAG
- a CDS encoding muconolactone Delta-isomerase family protein, which yields MNTKYLIEIDLPENLSDQFEDVLTLHHHRIEEMIMSGTLVSYSESFEDNKIWLVFEAEEKSEALEYLSTLPIIDFVEFDIFTLSVHEQKPIDIPSFSLN from the coding sequence ATGAACACTAAATATTTAATAGAAATAGATTTACCAGAAAACTTAAGCGATCAATTCGAAGATGTTCTTACTCTTCATCATCACCGTATTGAAGAGATGATTATGTCAGGAACTTTGGTCAGTTATTCTGAATCATTTGAAGACAACAAAATATGGTTAGTATTTGAAGCTGAAGAAAAAAGTGAAGCACTCGAATACTTATCAACATTGCCGATCATTGACTTTGTAGAGTTTGATATATTTACTTTATCGGTTCATGAGCAAAAACCGATAGACATTCCTAGTTTTTCACTTAACTAA